The following DNA comes from Daphnia carinata strain CSIRO-1 unplaced genomic scaffold, CSIRO_AGI_Dcar_HiC_V3 NW_026452937.1___fragment_2___debris, whole genome shotgun sequence.
AGACGTGGCACAAAGTCGTTCCCCTTCCTAGTGGATGATAACGAGTGTTGCCTACTGGCCTGCAAAATCCACTCATCAGTTTGAATGGAGCAACCGTGTGGGATTTCGACAATGCCGACCAACGGCAGCTCTGCTCTCGAAGAATCCCTCGAATCTGTCTGTTGGGGACACTCCATTACAAGAGAGCGTAGATTATTCATTGATACTGCCCATCTCCGGTGGCCCAGGTAAATGGCTTCAGGTCCTCTCCATTCTACTACAACATGATCGCACtccgtcttctttttgtcaGTATCCTGCAGGAACAGCGCCATCACACAAgtcttcttaaaatttttccgGTTGATAGCTTTACTGGGCGGACATACCGAGCTTGCCCTTCCCTGGCAAGAGCGTACCTCGGTTTCCGTCAGTTCAATAAATGTTTGCCGATCCCGCCCTACCACCAGAAATGCGGGAATGGGTGCGTAATGAAGACCCGCGTTACCTGCAGCACTAAATACTGGCAACACAAATGTTCGATATAACTCAAATGTCTTAGTAATCTCAATTATTGGCAGATGAATGAATAGCCGAAGCCCGTTTGTTGTTGCCGCTACGACGACCCGGGCTTCCTGGTATGCCCTCCACAGGTCACCGTTCTGCAAAGCAGATGTTAGTGCCCAACCCATCGCCAAAGAAGCTCGAATTTCTTTAAGAACCGATCGCAGTTGAGTAGGTGGGAAAAGTTCCGGGGGTAGGTTGCCGGTTGCCAACAGGGCGAGACCAATGCCGATGTCCTCCAATGCCATGCTGGCCCAGTCTAGAACTTTCTGAGCAGCTCGAAAGGCTTCATCCACCCTCGTCGTCATAATCACTTGACTCTCTAGGGCGTTCACGGCACTCACCACATTCTGTCTCCATTTGTTGAATTCCTTCTCCAGTGATTGGTGCGCTCTGTCCAGCTGCTGCATGGCCAGTACATGTTCCTCGAGTTCTCGTAATGTCTCATTCACTAACGTTGCTTGATGAGCCACCGCACCTACTATCCCCGACGTTTCTCCTCCCAAGGCTTGCAGCTGACCATTAAGTTCTTCTAGATCTTGACTTGTCGCCACCCCAAACAGCCATTGCAGTGCGGTACCGCCGACGTCGATAATACCTCTCTTGGCCCTCCTGGGCCCTCCGGCCACCGCCTCCCGCAGCGTGTCGTACCGTTCACGTACAAGTCCAAATAGCTCCAACCCGTCCGTCGCCCTTTCCACCATCTGCGCCCGTAACCGTGCACTCCATTTCGTTTCCTCCGTCTGCGATTCTTTCTTCTTGGCCGAGTCGGTGAACCAAAGGTGCAGTTTGTTCAGGGCGTTTTCTATGGGTCCGAACGAGACATCGGTCACTACTACCCACTCCGAGTCACTAAAGAAGACCTCCCCTTGTAATTGGAATATTACTCCATCCCTCACGAAAGCCTCTTGGGAATGTCCTTGACTGGGTTGTACCCCCATCAGCGGTCCCAGTAGTCCTAGCAGAAGGAGAAGAGCCCCCACTGCCGCCTGCGGCATTTGTCCGTATCGTACCAGTGGCATCCGGGCTCGTGTCGATCGACGCACCTGATCTTCAACCCTTTCACTTCGAGCTTCTTGCACCTCCTCGTCCCGGGGTATAGTCTCTCTAGTTTCGGCCTCTCTGacaaattttttcattttcaccaCGTGCACCAGTTCTGTCTGTCGACCACTTGGTCTCTTTACTTCGTAATTTAATGCCGACGCCCGGTGTACCACCACGAATGGTCCTAGCCACCGGTGAAGTAACTTTTCGGCTCTCCCCACCTTCCGGAACGGCTTGTACACCAATACTTCTTCCCCTGGGCTGAATTCCGGTGTAGCTCTCCGAGTTGCGTCATAGTACCGCTTCTGCCGTTCttgtacagtatcctgcataaaaagaagaacacccgattttttttaaaaagccatctatgggtaaaaaatatgaattgtttaccttttttaaattggttcGGCCTGTGTTTGGCCAAAAACGCAAAAAGTAGGGAAGGGTAGTtttaagtccagacaccttttgctaatgcctcaggtgttacgaaaaatgtctggaaaaagtagtctagtctttttttgttaggcccccaacccccatgccccaggctaagatgaaaaatatttaatgaaaaaagtaTCATCCTCAGTCGCAGACGTtattcaacaacaactttAAAGCGCGGGAAAAATTTCGTCTCTTATCGGGTTTGAACCGCTGCAATCCGTATCGGAATCCGATCCTATCCCACTAAGCTATTACTTTTTCTCATTATAGTCTATACTTTTGCTTATAAAAAGATATGGAggatgaatacaaaaaaagcaGTGCTATATGCTGTCGATCTAATTAGGCATTATGGGGCGTAAGCGGTGAGTATCGGCTTGTGACGCGGGAGATCGGTGTTCAAGACTTTACATACTAAATTACTTTTATACATCATGTCGTTCTGAAGCATcgtttgtaaataatataacttacaaatagtaaaaaattttccccttcaacctccatgaaataaacgaatatatAGGTATTGATAAGACAACATCTTGAGAAAttgtagctcagtggtagaggtTCGTATTCAGACACGGATAGTAGTGGTTCAATCCCGATAAGAGACCAAATTTTTTCCGCGCTGTAAAGTCGCTGTTGAACAAAGTGGGTGACTAAggatgatatttttttcattagatatttttcatcttagccTGGGGCATGAGGGTTGggggtctaacaaaaaaagactagactctactttttccagacatttttttcgtaacacctgaggcattagcaaaaggtgtctggacttaaaactacccttcccaacttatagcgtttttgcgccaaacccgccctaacttatttaaaaaaggtcaataattaatatattttgcccatagatggcttttaaaaataaaatcgggtgttcttctttttatgcaggatactgtacctGTACCAATCGTTCTTTCACCATCTTTCTCGCGGCTTCCACATTCCGGGCCAGTGCATCAGGATCCTCTGCAAGAGGCGTCGCGCGTACTCCCATCACTACATCCGCCGGCAACCGCGCTTCTCTGCCGTAGAGAAGGTAAAAAGGTGTCTTTCCGGTCGATTCCTGAACACTAGAGTTGTACGCGAATGTAATATAGGGCAGAATATCGTCCCAGTTAGTGTGTGTGCTGTTTCTATACATCGATAGCATGTCCCCCAATGTGTGGTTTAGTCTTTCTACCAGGCCGTTTGCCTGGGGATGATAAGGAGTTGTCGTTCTATGGTCCACCTCCATTAGACGCATGACTTCCATTGTGAACTCCGCGATGAAACACTTTCCACAGTCGGTAACCACCCCCTCCGGCGCCCCATGCCGTAAGACAATCTCCTCGACGAAGAACTCAGCCGCGTCCTGGGCCGTCGCAGTTGGAACGGCCCTCGTCTCAGCCCACTTGGTGAGATAATCTACCGCAACGATGATATTCTTTTTGCCCCCCACCGACACGGGAAAAGGCCCCAATATGTCCATCCCAACTTTATCGAAAGGTCTCTCCACGCGGATGATTTCCATGTGTCCCTGAGGTTCTACTGGCGGATTTTTTCTTGCCTGACACTGCGGACATGCCCGCACGTAGTTTAGTACCTGCTGTCGTAAGCGTGGCCAGTAGTATCTTTCCTCTATCCGCCCTAGCGTCCTCTTCACCCCTAAGTGCGCAGCCCAACGATCGCCATGGTATGCGTCTAAAATCTCCAACCGTTGATCCGGGGGTACGCATAGACGCAACCTCATTCCTTGTTTACCCAAGGTTCGGCGATGCAGTAGTCCATTAATCAGCACGAAATTTTTGTAGGCCACGGCTGTACTCCTTTCCAGTTGCCTGCGTACCTCCCCCATCCCGGGACTGCTCCTTGCATCTCCCTCGTCCAACGACGCTCCTCCTCCCATGCTGTCGTGTATACCGGTAGCAGGTCCTCTTCGTCGTCATTGTCTTCTATCCCATCCATCGGATACCGAGATAGTGCATCAGCGTCCTCATGGAGCCGCCCACTTTTATACACAATTTCGGGCTGATAGTTCTGTATGGACAATGCCCACCGTGCCAATCTGCCCGCCAAATCCTTCTTTGTTGTTAACCAACAAAGGGCGTGATGGTCCGTCACCACTTTCACCTTTGTCCCCCAGATGTAGCTGTGGAATTTCTTCACCGCCCAAACCAGGGCTAAGCACTCCTTCTCCGTAATGGAATAATTTCGCTCTGTTCGGGATAATAGCCTGCTGACAAAGGCAACTGGCCTCTCCCCTTTCTCCCCCTTCTGTACTAAGGCCGCCCCGATCCCGTATTCGCAAGCGTCGGGATGGATTTCGAAGGGCTTTGTGTTATCCGGGTACGCCAACTGCGAAGCTCCCATTAGCGCGTTCTTAAGAGCCTCGAAGCTTTCCATGGCCTCCTCCCCCcagataaatgttttttttcgcccaCAAGATCGTGTAGCGGTCTGGCGATTTTGGCGAATCCGTCGATAAATCTTCTATAGTACGAACACATGCCTAGAAACGCCCTTATGTTCTTCACTTTCGACGCTCTGGAACCATCCACCGAAGGGTGCGGGAAGTCTCTCACTGTCTGCACTTGCTTCGGATCCGGTGAAACCCCATTTTTATCCACGATATGTTCAACGCCCGTAGTTGTGGCTGGGCAAACGTACATTTTTCCACCTTCACTTTTAGATTTGCCCCTCTCAGACGTCCCAGTACCCCGCGCAGCCCTTGCACGTGTTCGTCCACCTACCGAGAGTACACTACAATATCGTCCAGATAAACTAGACACGTTGTCCATCTGAGACCACTTAATACCACGTCCATCATTCTTTGAAAAGTTCCAGGTGCCGAACACAGCCCCATTGCCATCACCTTAAACTGGTACAGCCCATCCGCTGTGACGAACGCCGTTTTCGGACGGTCACTTTCCTTAATGGGCACTTGCCAGTATCCTGACTGCAAATCCATGATTGAAAAGAACGCCGCACCTTCCAATCGTGCCAGAGTCTCCTCTATCCTCGGTAGCGGATACACATCACTTATTGTCACTGCATTTAGGCGCCGgtaatcaacacaaaatctcCACGTCCCGTCCTTCTTTCTGACCAGGACCACCGTCGCTCCCCATGGACTGTTCGAGGGTTCGATAACTCCTGCTTTCTCCATTTCCTTGCACTGAGCTTCTATAATGATTCTCTCCTTCCATGCCCGAGCATGGGGTGGTTGCCGAATTGGTTTTGCTTCCCCGGTATCTATTGTATGCTCTGCTGCCGTACACAGTCCTAGTTGGTCTTCGGGCCACGAAAAACAGTCGCCATATTCTACTAACACTTCTCGGATCTTTTCTCTGTCTGTCGGCGTTAATCCTTCTCCAATCCTGCTTTCAAATTCGTGTTCCCGAAGCGCTTCCTTCTCTGCTCCTGCTGTCACGACGGCTCCTGGCGTATTTCCTTCCTTGATTTCGGTCACCGGCTCGATTATTCCTAACACCGTCCCCTCTTCCATCCATTGTTGGTGGTCCGATAAGTTGGTTATCGCCATCTGTCCGATTGTTCCCATGCCGCTAACCAGAACCTTTCCCGTCGACACCCTTTTCGTCCTCTGCAATGCTTGGGATGGCTCCACCAGTGCACTTTCGCCAAACCCTTTCAAATCTAGTGGTTGAGTTGCGACTACTTTCATCGATCGGGGTGGGACCCAGCATCCTTTCTGGACTACTAGTTTCGGTGCTTCCTCCATCGTCTCCTCCACCAGTGCTCCGAGAGCAATGTCTCCAATGAAGATTTCCGGTAGCGCCCCAATCTTCATCCGAGTTCCAAACTTTTCCAACATGTCCTTCCCCAGAAGTAAGTCGATGTCGCCGTCCAGAACCAAAGCCTCCCCCTCGACGGTCATCCTCCCATCCGATACTGACAGTCTTGCGGCTCCTCCCGGTCGAATCTCCTTGCCGTCAACTGATACTAGACGACTTGCGCGCCATGGTGTCACTGCTATCCCTAGTTCTCTCACTAATTTGGGCGAACACACGGACACTACCGCCCCTGTGTCTATCACGGCAGCCACCCGTTTTCTCCAGCACAACACATCCAGTGCTACCATCCTCTGGATGTCGATTTTCAGAATTGGCCATACTAGCACCTCCGGGTCTCCATGTTCTGTCCCTACTAGACCAATTACTTGCTTACCCTCTCCAGCGAATCGCACCTGCCGTTGCTGTTGCGGTGCCCCTCCTTCTCGCTGGGAGCTCGGGCAGTCGCGACGTATGTGTCCTATCCCTTCACACCCGTAGCATACGACTTGTCCTTCCGGCGTCCGACCCCTCAGGCCTCCCTGACCGTTTGCTCTTGTTGGACACTCTCTCCCGATGTGCCCCTCCGTCTTACATCTGCTGCAGATAGGTTTCCCCTCCGGAGTCCATTTCAGTATCGATCGGTTATCCGACCGATACTGTTGACTCTCCGCTCTTTCTCCTTGCTGTGCGGCTGCCCCTGATGCGTTCCTTGATGCCACGGCTCCCATTAGTCCCTCTAGCAATTTTTCTATTCGGTCCATTCTCTCACTTTCCGTCGTCGGTGTTTGTTTTCCGACCACGCCCATCGCCCATTCCTCGTGTCTCGCTCGGGACGTCATTTCCTGATACCGCTTAATTTCTTGGAGGAATTCGTCACATGAGTTGGGTTTCAAACTCCAGAGTTTCTCTAGTAAACTTGGCTTGAGTCCTCTCCATAGGTGCGCAAATTTCGTAGCTTCGGTCATATTCGGGTCTACTCTGCGGCATAAATCCAGGATGTCGTAAAAATACTCGATCGTGGATTCCTCGATTCCTTGTTTGCGTTCTCTCAGATTCGCTTCATTGAATGGGTTCTAATTGACTGACTTGAATTGCTCCAACAGCTGTGTTTTAACTCCTGGTACAACTGGTGGTCCTGCAACATCCTCCCATTCGGCTGCTAGTTGTCCCGCGGCCTCTTTGTATGAGTACCACTTCTGCGCTGCCCCGGACAGCGACAGCTCCACGTGGTCGCGAAGTTCTTCATTTCCCCATCGATTATACCTTCCGATTCTCTCGTATCGATGCATCCACTGCACGACGTCTTCCCCGTCCTTCCCCCCGAAGGTGGGTGGGGATTGGAATTTCATCTGTGCGGCCATCGCGTGCCTTGCGCCCCCTTGCTGTTGAGCTGCTCTGAATCCCTGGATGAAGCTGCTGATATTCGATGATCTTCTTCTGAAATCCGCGAAATCCCACTCTGGCTGCTCTTCTTCGTGTTCACCCgatccttcttcctcttcggcgTCCTCCCACCGCTCAGTTTCCTCCTCACTGAATGTGAGATGATACTCCTGCCGAACGGATGCTGGTCGCTGCTCCTGTTCGTTAGCCCCGTCCTCTATTTCTCCTCGCTCTTCCGTTCCGCTTTCCCTCAGCGGTCGACTGCGCGTCCTCGCCCGCCCCTGAGATGTACTCACGATCTCGGGTATCCCCCAACTACCCCGTGCCACGAACCGTCCCCGAGTGTCTCGGATTCTCTCCCCGCTCCTTACGTCCTCTTCTCCTATCATCTACCTCCCGCAATCCTCGCACCGCTTGTTTCTTGCCGAACTCTTCGGCTCCCGGTTCACTCCTCCCCTTCTTGCCCAACACTTCGGCTCACGGTTACTTCTCCGCTTCTTGCCGAACTCTTCGGCTCACGGTTCACTGCCCCGCCTTAGCccttttccccgtttttttcccCGGCGTCTCTCCTTCGTTATGCTTCCCCCGATTGCCCTACGGTCGGAGCCGTGACCCCGTACCCCAACAATTTAAGGTGCTAAGACCAGTTGGGTCGTCGACTCTCAGGAGTCCCTGACAGCCACCGCCTCCGTAGCACAGAATCGAACAGAAATACAACCACAAAAGAGACTTACCAGAGGttctgcatctccaccatgtagCAGTATGTTGTATTGACGGTTCACAAAACTAAGACTGAAACCTGATACACGACCACGGGGGACTATATAAGGGGGAAAACACTGACGTCACACGTCCGGGTAGCATTGCATACTAACCGGATCACATAACGTGGTCATTGACCACGTGACAATATGCTTATTCCACagagaaacacgaaaaaaaaagacgaaaccaGAGGCACCAGAGTAACCACAACGAGTTACGTTTGCAACAACGCCAACGGCAGCTGAGTTAGCAGTCACAGGGACTGCAACTGAATACCCAAGAAATCCGAAGTACTGGAAACAATTTAGcttggaaaaaagaaggtttattttgtaattataAACACCCCCCGACCAAATGTAATGTTacactagaaaagaaaattgagcaagtcaaaaaagaaaaaaggtgttgGAAAATCATCCAGTGAAAGAGTGTTGGAGCAAAAGCAAGTGCTACAAATGTGGAAAAGATCACCACACGGCCATCTGCAACAGACCAGCTAATCCGAAATCGGTGACGGCAACAGTAGTAGCATCTCCAATGGTAAAGGTAGCAGATGACGCTCCTCTTTCAATGGAAGCACGCCTATTTGGTGGCGTATACGTCCAAACGGCAACAGTAATAGTGGAGGGCCCAAAAGTATGGCTAAAAGCTATTGCTTATATCGATCAAGGATCGAATGCAACCTTAATTCGGAGTGAACTCGCTCAAACTCTACACGGAGAGTAGAGTGTTATTTCTCCTgatagaggaaaaaagaaaaaaaaatctagctcTAACTgttaaaaagatatttaagtTTTCCCGAGACacgtagcgccataagaatacattgaaaaaagaggggtGTACCTAATcgtttggtgggtactgtagcTTCACCATGAGAAAAGCTTGTCTGATGTCAGCTGTCCAGGTGATTGGATTCAATCTAAGCAGTAACATCACGTCGAGAATGTCCGGGTTCA
Coding sequences within:
- the LOC130688124 gene encoding uncharacterized protein LOC130688124, with amino-acid sequence MVERATDGLELFGLVRERYDTLREAVAGGPRRAKRGIIDVGGTALQWLFGVATSQDLEELNGQLQALGGETSGIVGAVAHQATLVNETLRELEEHVLAMQQLDRAHQSLEKEFNKWRQNVVSAVNALESQVIMTTRVDEAFRAAQKVLDWASMALEDIGIGLALLATGNLPPELFPPTQLRSVLKEIRASLAMGWALTSALQNGDLWRAYQEARVVVAATTNGLRLFIHLPIIEITKTFELYRTFVLPVFSAAGNAGLHYAPIPAFLVVGRDRQTFIELTETEVRSCQGRASSVCPPSKAINRKNFKKTCVMALFLQDTDKKKTECDHVVVEWRGPEAIYLGHRRWAVSMNNLRSLVMECPQQTDSRDSSRAELPLVGIVEIPHGCSIQTDEWILQASRQHSLSSTRKGNDFVPRLKEVNWAVATDAQQQGSMTSGKSTNSSLQASLEASLKRIGGSLTNAASFGKTIRALEVDDSEREKRAAEHHKYPFELWGVGAALFMVSVAVCSIQWCRGRKGDVNMADLRERLRMVEEFVEEEAEKRRVRRWSTMHCLTEIDNRMAAHEEACLTTLRKLESSFEHLA